In Pseudomonadota bacterium, the following proteins share a genomic window:
- a CDS encoding gamma-glutamylcyclotransferase — protein sequence MPPHEKTKIKRNMLENDSVRRAVEQSGHSAIMLSEEQLLDSLNRTLKEQPKNQPIWVFGYGSLIWNPMLEYVDKRPALIHGYHRGFYCWSRINRGSPENPGLVLALDYGGSCRGIAYQLQAEKKGINLLILWRREMLGNVYIPKWVRAETAQGVIHAVTFVIDRSSSAYAGKLDEDRVVSIAMKASGHYGSCSDYLIDTAESLKQENIRDNKIFRLASKLLSRRGHLSNTNDYPTNDNQR from the coding sequence ATGCCGCCTCACGAAAAAACAAAGATAAAACGAAACATGCTTGAAAACGACTCCGTGCGACGAGCAGTGGAGCAATCAGGGCATAGCGCAATCATGCTCTCGGAAGAACAACTACTTGACTCCTTGAACAGAACCCTGAAAGAACAACCTAAAAATCAACCTATTTGGGTTTTTGGCTACGGGTCACTCATCTGGAACCCGATGTTGGAGTATGTCGACAAGCGCCCAGCCCTAATTCATGGTTACCACCGTGGATTCTATTGTTGGTCTCGGATTAACCGAGGATCTCCCGAGAATCCAGGCTTAGTTCTAGCACTTGATTACGGCGGATCATGCCGAGGAATCGCATATCAATTGCAGGCAGAAAAAAAAGGGATAAACCTCCTAATACTTTGGAGACGAGAAATGTTGGGCAATGTCTATATTCCAAAATGGGTACGGGCCGAAACAGCCCAAGGCGTTATACACGCAGTCACCTTCGTCATTGACCGGTCAAGTTCTGCGTATGCCGGAAAATTGGATGAAGATCGAGTCGTCTCAATTGCCATGAAAGCGTCTGGACACTACGGATCGTGTTCTGATTACTTAATCGATACCGCAGAGAGTTTGAAGCAAGAAAACATACGAGATAATAAAATTTTTCGATTGGCGAGCAAGCTCTTAAGCCGCAGGGGGCATCTGTCGAATACGAATGATTATCCAACCAACGATAATCAAAGGTAA
- a CDS encoding MFS transporter, with translation MHLLLFGQILRMGREKSLLVDSAAAWCRLCLVLLMSVVVGVGMWSIVVSLPAIQLDLGITRAQASFPYVSTMIGYGLGGIAFGRFSDKHGIYKTVVVGIFAMAAGYGLASFATGVGFLSVSHGLLIGVGTSTTFGPLIAHVSHWFERRKGAAVGIIASGQYLSGAIWPTILEATIQDFGWRQTYWIVGITLLVLALPLSLVLRRTPTRQGQAAVAGQASSLTRWPVSPFWLITLLMISVFCCCVAMSMPQVHLVAFCGDLGFGTATGAKMLSVMLAFGVVSRLGFGWLSDHIGGLKTAIIGVFLQGIGLALFLFFDTLVSLYLISAIFGLFQGGIVPAYAMAVREYFPQRVVGERVGMVMMASVLGMAVGGWAPGYLFDLTGGYDAAFVNGLLWNTLPLIIVGWIIIRIRQMPPAA, from the coding sequence GTGCATTTACTTTTATTCGGACAAATTTTGCGCATGGGTAGAGAAAAATCATTGTTAGTTGATTCGGCTGCGGCATGGTGTCGATTATGTCTCGTGCTTTTGATGTCTGTCGTTGTTGGGGTTGGGATGTGGTCCATCGTGGTTAGTTTGCCAGCCATTCAATTAGACCTGGGAATTACGAGGGCGCAGGCATCTTTTCCATACGTCTCTACGATGATTGGGTATGGCTTGGGCGGTATTGCGTTTGGTCGTTTTTCGGACAAGCACGGGATCTACAAAACTGTAGTAGTTGGCATCTTTGCGATGGCTGCAGGCTATGGTTTGGCCTCGTTTGCCACTGGCGTTGGGTTTTTGAGTGTATCGCATGGTTTATTGATCGGTGTTGGCACGTCAACCACGTTTGGGCCACTTATCGCTCACGTATCTCATTGGTTCGAGCGCCGTAAGGGCGCCGCAGTCGGCATTATCGCCAGCGGCCAGTATTTGTCAGGTGCTATCTGGCCAACTATTTTGGAGGCGACTATACAAGATTTTGGTTGGCGGCAGACTTACTGGATTGTTGGCATAACACTTCTTGTTTTAGCGTTGCCTTTGTCTTTAGTCTTGAGACGTACGCCAACAAGACAAGGACAAGCCGCCGTTGCGGGGCAAGCATCATCACTTACCAGATGGCCGGTTTCCCCTTTTTGGTTGATTACCTTACTCATGATTTCAGTTTTTTGTTGTTGTGTCGCGATGTCTATGCCTCAGGTTCATCTGGTTGCATTTTGTGGGGACTTGGGTTTTGGCACGGCCACCGGAGCAAAAATGCTGTCAGTAATGCTTGCTTTTGGCGTGGTCAGCCGTCTGGGATTTGGTTGGTTGTCCGATCACATAGGCGGCTTGAAGACGGCAATAATAGGGGTATTTCTACAAGGCATTGGACTAGCGCTATTCTTATTTTTTGATACGCTTGTCTCGCTTTACCTCATCTCAGCGATCTTTGGTTTATTTCAAGGTGGCATTGTGCCAGCTTACGCTATGGCGGTTCGAGAGTACTTTCCTCAAAGGGTGGTCGGAGAGCGGGTTGGTATGGTGATGATGGCGTCTGTGTTGGGTATGGCTGTTGGTGGGTGGGCGCCTGGGTATCTTTTTGATCTCACTGGAGGGTATGACGCTGCTTTTGTGAACGGCTTGCTTTGGAACACCTTACCTTTGATTATCGTTGGTTGGATAATCATTCGTATTCGACAGATGCCCCCTGCGGCTTAA
- a CDS encoding DUF1343 domain-containing protein: protein MKFGLDRLREEEALQQQLVGSRLALLGHPASVDEHLTHAIDVISGISNLELVAAFGPQHGLRGNKQDNMVESSDFIDPVHKIPVYSLYGDVRRPTQAMIESFDVLLVDLQDLGCRIYTFITTLRYLLEACAKYKKRIWVLDRPNPIGRPVEGLLLKPGWESFVGAGLLPMRHGLTLGELAQWFVDKYELAADLTVVEMEGWNPSHGPGFGWPSSERTWINPSPNAPNLAMARCYPGTVMLEGSLLSEGRGTTRPLEMFGAPDLAAQLLIDCMRRLGPEWMMGCTLRACWFEPTFHKHAGHLCEGLQIHVDEPSGYDHLQFKPWRLMSLVFKALKSLDGGYPLWREFHYEYEKDRLAIDLINGSPLLREWVEDDKANTQDMEALARADETSWLEERREYLIYD, encoded by the coding sequence ATGAAATTTGGCCTTGACCGGCTTAGAGAAGAGGAGGCGCTACAACAACAGTTAGTGGGCAGTCGGCTGGCGTTGCTTGGGCACCCGGCGTCTGTTGACGAACATCTTACTCATGCCATTGATGTTATCTCAGGGATATCGAATTTAGAACTGGTCGCAGCATTTGGTCCGCAGCATGGGTTAAGGGGCAACAAACAGGACAACATGGTTGAATCTTCAGACTTTATAGATCCCGTTCATAAAATCCCAGTCTATTCTCTTTATGGGGACGTCAGGCGCCCAACACAGGCAATGATTGAAAGCTTTGATGTTTTGTTGGTGGACCTTCAAGACTTAGGTTGCCGTATTTACACGTTTATCACGACCTTACGTTACTTACTCGAGGCGTGTGCCAAATATAAAAAAAGAATTTGGGTTCTTGATCGGCCTAATCCGATTGGCAGACCTGTTGAAGGTCTTTTGCTCAAGCCTGGCTGGGAGAGCTTCGTAGGCGCTGGTTTGCTCCCAATGAGGCATGGGTTGACCCTCGGAGAGTTGGCGCAGTGGTTTGTCGACAAATACGAACTGGCGGCAGACTTAACGGTCGTTGAAATGGAGGGCTGGAACCCTTCGCATGGCCCTGGCTTTGGTTGGCCTTCGAGTGAGCGAACGTGGATCAATCCTAGTCCCAACGCGCCCAACTTAGCTATGGCGCGATGTTATCCAGGGACCGTGATGCTCGAAGGGTCATTATTGTCAGAAGGGCGTGGAACTACGCGTCCTTTAGAAATGTTTGGTGCGCCAGATCTTGCGGCTCAGCTTTTGATCGATTGTATGCGTCGTCTTGGTCCGGAATGGATGATGGGATGCACTTTAAGGGCTTGTTGGTTTGAGCCCACGTTTCATAAACACGCAGGGCATTTGTGTGAGGGTCTTCAGATTCACGTGGATGAGCCAAGTGGCTATGATCATCTTCAGTTTAAACCCTGGCGATTAATGTCTCTGGTTTTTAAAGCACTTAAGTCGCTCGATGGTGGCTATCCGTTGTGGCGAGAGTTTCATTACGAATATGAGAAAGACAGACTCGCCATTGATTTGATTAACGGTAGCCCTTTGCTTCGAGAGTGGGTGGAAGACGATAAAGCCAATACTCAAGATATGGAGGCTTTAGCTCGAGCGGATGAAACGTCATGGTTAGAAGAGAGGCGCGAATACCTAATCTATGACTGA